One segment of Ignavibacteriales bacterium DNA contains the following:
- a CDS encoding transposase, with translation KGVPDHIRSDNGSEFSAKSVRGWLERLGVKTLFIEPGSPWGNGYIESFNGKLRDELLNGEIFDNILEARVITEQWREHYNKIRPHSSLNFRPPVPEVMIPHQYASA, from the coding sequence CAAAAGGAGTCCCGGATCATATACGCTCGGATAACGGATCAGAGTTCAGTGCAAAGTCAGTAAGAGGTTGGTTAGAACGATTAGGAGTAAAAACATTATTTATTGAACCAGGAAGTCCTTGGGGGAACGGATACATAGAATCATTTAATGGAAAACTAAGGGATGAGCTATTGAACGGAGAAATATTTGATAATATTTTAGAGGCAAGAGTAATTACAGAACAATGGAGAGAACATTACAATAAAATCAGACCGCATAGTTCGTTAAATTTTCGACCTCCGGTACCGGAGGTAATGATCCCTCATCAATATGCCAGTGCTTGA